Genomic window (Capsicum annuum cultivar UCD-10X-F1 chromosome 10, UCD10Xv1.1, whole genome shotgun sequence):
ACAAATATGCCTCCCTTTAAACTGAGATATTATTATAGGCAGATTGAGCTGAATTAGGAGGAATCAAGATAGACCTAGTACATAAACTAAAACGGAATGAGTTGTAACTCAATCCACCTAATACTTAAAAATAGCATTTGACAAAGTTTCTCAATAGTCAATCTGAACTCAGCAGATCAAAATAAGTTGAGTTTATAAActgtatttttggcaaccttagtggcacatacgtggcacatcagtgaatcaacacactgaagaTTCACGTATGTGCCAAATAGgtactaaggttgtcaaaaatacagTTTTAATTTGTCCAGGGATAAAAGGATCCTCCTAACATTCGAGTGTGAAAACAGAACATTTTCTCTTATAAATAAGTCATGTCTTTGATAGAGAGTGATTTGCCCCTATTGATGGGACATTCTGACGAGAAACTGATATGGGCTCCAAAGCAGATACCGAAAGTACGAACCTAGAATCATAGCCATGGAGACATGAACAACTTGAGGACAATGAGGAGTAACAAAAGGACCAAGTACCCATGCATGATTCAAACACACaacatcaactccatatttctcTCCAAAACTCAACACTTGTTTTTCTATTAATGTTTTACTTATTGAGTAAAATGCACCTAAAGGATTCAACTTCTTGATAAAATCTACATCACTCATGAATTTTCATCTACAATAACATCTTGACCTTCAGTAACATAACCAATTGCACCATCACTCGAAGTGTATATAACTCGTTTTATTGTTTTTGAATCGAAACATGCCTTCAATACACCTAAAATCGCGGTGATAGCTCGTTGAATTTTTGTGTTGTCATCGTTCTCATCCTCGAAATCAACAGAGTGGCGAATAATAACACCATTGCACCCTTCAATTGCTCgtagaaagctttcaagattttcagaatttgtcctgaaaattttgagtttttgggatGCATTTGGTAATTTCCTCAAGAAATTTGCTCCTTCTGATTGCATAACAATGAATTAGGATcggaaaaaggtcaaaaatattaTTCACAACAcgaaatattttaatattacacCCCGTTATATAATTTGCTATTAATTATTCATATTCTTGTCGTTAGCAAATATCATAGTATATTGGCTCTTGTGCATAATAGAGCTTCAAACTTTAGTATAACGAAAATCGAGATAATTTCTAACGgcaaattaaagatataaatgaCTCAAAATATAACTTAGGACAAAATCAATGACACAACTACATTTAGTGAAAGGTTATAGAACTACACAAATAGAGGTAGAAACAacctttttaataaatatataaaattttcaattccCTTAACAAAAGAGAAATAATGCAAGTTCAAGGTTTGGCACTTCTGAACTTTTTCTGGAGCACAGTCCGGTGTACTAAAGCTTTCGCTATGTGCGAGATTTGAAGAAGAGCCGTACCACAAGGTTCTATTGTACGCAATTTTATCTTGTGTTTCCGCCAGGACTGTTTCCACAGcttgagtaaaattttaaaaaatagttaacaTAACTAGAGGTTATTACCTGGATTGAAGTTATTATTAATGGTGGTATATATTAACAGAGTAGCCAGATTGAAGAAGCTTCATTATCAACCATGATGCTACATATATAACCTGTTCCACCAGTTACACATACAATAGTTCCCTTCTCATTAATGTTCTCCATATATCTctcttttttataaaagaaatttcTTTAGTTTGAAGTATATTTTGTGTATGTATgcctatacatacatacatacagtGCAGCCTGGTGGATAAAACCTCCCGCTAGATCCGGGGAAGAGCCGGACCACAAGACTTTATTCTACGCACGTAGCGTTGctttgcatttatgtcagaagtTTTTCCCATGACTTGAACCCGCTATATAAAACCTCCCGCTAGATTCGGGAAAGAGCCGGACCACGAGGCTCTATTCTACGCAGCGTTGCTTTGCATTTAGGTCAGAGGTTTTTCCCATGATGTGAACCTGTGACCTCCCGGTCACATGGCCACAACTTCTTACTTCAAGGCTCACCTTCATGCCTCGCTATATATAGGTGTCAGTAAATCAGGACGAATGTACTAATGTACTTGTTTATATATACTAATCATCTATTTTGCTCGGACTCTTTAAAAATATCAACGCGTGTCTGACGAATTctctaaaaatagtgtattttaaAATAATCTGACAGAAATGCGACattgaaagtgaagagtccacgCAAGTTAGCTAATCACGTAAAAAGAGATGTTACTTGaacatttaaataattatttatggtATAGTATTAGAACTTAATAACTGGCGATTATCTATAATAAATAACTCTGATTTCGtcgataattaattaattaaccaCGAGAGAGGTATAATGAGAAGGATAATTTGTTGATCCGGCCAACAAACTATGCCTTTCTAAAActttatgataaaaaattattgtgttgaTTTAAGGGCAACATGTTTTATTCTTTACAAATTTTTATCGGAAATAACTTTCCTATCTCATTAAAATGTTGGAAACTTCCTAATTTTACATATGAAAACACGTTCTTTTatcacaaattcaatcaaaatatatGAGTGACGTTAACTTCAACATAtaactttcaaaattttattagtAGACTTTGACATAAATTTGGTTGACActcaaaaaaaaagaatttttgaaattgaagttACATGTGAACAATGCATATCACTTGCAAAAATTATGAGTGGGTAAAAGATTCATTTGAAAAATGAATCAAACAATGTTTTAATTTGGAAAAAAGAAATCTCTATATCCAAACAGGCCCTCagtataattttttgataaaaggtATTCAATCGATCAGCTTGCGCGATGCCATTGATTTAAAATTCTCATCAACGAATTTAAGTTATGGGCACTGATAACCTATGATATTTCTATATCGTACATTATCAAGACAATTGCTTGTATAATAACATCTAAGACTATCtatgataaatatgatatgataatagaaaaataaaactaataacctcgaaaaacatgttaaattatatatatgagtGATATATAATAAAGGAACATGAATTCATTCCCGAATTAATTTGATGGGTGCAGTATCATTATTGTCAAACTATCAGCAAATCAATTATAAAACTAGTGTGATTAACTTTGGTTCTTAtataaagtttttttaaaaaatgattttttttacttgtAATCCTAGATATATATAATGACGTGTAcattaataaaattttagaaaacaggTAACGTTAAACATATCATAAAATTGGAACTTATTCTTCGATatcttttattaattgagtttgaGGTCTATTATACATATGTTTATccaatgaattttttaaataaatatacgggatcaaaatcaatttttaaaataaaaaaggatatgtTTGTATGTTGAAAGTGCGCTCCTCTCTCTCAGCTAAGGAAAGAGTTTATGTTTTTCACAATTCTTGTTGAAACTATCGTATCGTTACTTCTCTCTGATTGTGATTTCCCATGTGTCTACCGCTAAGGAAATTAACAAACAAGAATCAGGCGAGGCTACTCCTCTTCCAGGGTATTTTGAAAGACAAACAAAGAAATATATCAGGATTGCTTTCTGATCGAAGAAAGAAAAGAGACGTGGTTGGTGACTTGATCTGTCACGACACATAGGAACTTAGTATGGtcagagaaaaaataaataaaataatgatagcAACTTAGTATGGTTTCACGAGTGAAGTCTGAGATAAATGACAAAATGATGAAAagtacattatttattttaacttGCCAGCACATATTATTGATGTGAACTGAAAAATACGTCACCGCTAACGTATTTTCTTGATAGTTTCTCCCAAATTTATCATCAATAATAGCTacaaactttgtttatttttttttttcagttttatttaaTAGTGAATGTTTCTAGAGTAGACCAACTTGTTTGCATGAAGCAattgctccatcatacatatcttCAAGATCGTACTCGTATTTGAATCCAGCGTCCAATAGTTTCTTAGAAGAAAGACGAGGAAATTTGAATGGTTTCGTCGCGACCTTCAAACAGCTGCAAATGAGTAATAACATTACGCTTTATAGTATTGAGTAAAGTGCGtcaaataaaaaacaagaaattGGGAGGAAGGAAACTTACTCAAAAGTTGGAATTTTGTATTGAGGATATGTAGCTCTTAAAAACTGAGACAATTCATGTGCAGTTAACTCTACACGCGAACAAATGTACCTGCCTTTAACTTTTGGACATTCCAAAAGGAATATATGAGCTCGAGCTACATCATCCACGTGTACGAATGGGATAACGCCAGAATCATACTCAATATTCGTCCAATTACCTTTCAGAATCATAGGCAGGTGTCGAGAAACAAGTAGAGGACATTGAGGAGTAACAAAAGGACCGAAAACCCAAGCATGATTCACACACACaaaatccaaaccatttttgccTGCAAAATCTAACGCTGCTTTCTCGATGAACCTCTTACTTATACAGTAAAAAGGCCCCGAAGGTCCCAGCTTTCTGATAAAATCCACATCACTCCACCAACTTTCATCTACTACATCAGGCCACTCTTTATTAAAACAAAGGGTAGCATCACTCGAAGTATATACAACACGTTCTATGGTTTTCGTCTCCAAACATGCCTTCAAAATCTCTAAAATACCCTCGATGGATCGCTCAATTTTCGGTTCCTCATCGTATTTATCTTCGAAATCGACCGAATGACCAATAATGACACCATTGCATCCTTCAATTGCTGGATAAAAGCTTTCACAATTCTCAGGATTTGTgttgaaaattttgagtttttgggacGCATTTGGTAATTTCATCAAGAAATTACTTGCTCCTGAGGAATACTGTTTGGTAAGacgaaaaatattttcatcaaaaataaccATGTAATCATCAGCTACATACTAAAACTATCATTTCTTACGCGAGTTTTATACTCTTAACTATAGATTGTTTCTTTTTTCCACTTGACTTATCAACATCTACGAATCCACTACGTATGTAGCATCTTGGTTGAGAATGAGGCTCGCGATACATAGATGGTTGATAGTTCAAGTAGTAAGAGAAGACAACTGATAGTTAAGACGTAAAACTCGAAAAAAGCGATACtttatgtatgtatttattttaccactatttaattttttaatacgtacaATTCACTTGAAACAAATACGAGATAATTTACTAATAACAATATGCATACATACCTTGATCCAAATTATTATTAATAGTGGTATTGACAAAATAGCCTGATTGAAGGAGCCTCATTATTAACCATGATGCTACATAACCTGTTCCACCAGTTACACATATAATTCCCTTATTAATATTctccatatcttttttttttttttttttttttcctttttgcctCTTTCTTTTGTATAAAAGACTACCTGAAGTATATTTGAGTGTCTAAAAACTAGCCTATATATACATGacaagatatatttttttatatacataataagGGTAGATTTCCAATGTGAATAATCATGGCTGGAACGCCACAAAATCTGACCAAATtatacaagtttttttttttgaaataaataaataaataaatgtgaatCATGTTTGGAAGGGACACCAAAGTCTGACAAAATAATTTGGGTGTACTTGTGCAATAAATACataatgtaattttaaaattatttttaaatttattttttatttttattcctataatttatttttctttcatttccatttttctatttttcaaaatttacttTTTGTGATTTCATGTAATTACTCATATCTTCTTTAATCTATTAGGAGTATTTATTTTCCTCATTTGGTATAGCTACACTGTTATTGTAATTTTAAAACTACATTTCTTATTATTAAGAAAGAAACGAGTCATTAAAATAAAACATTATAAAAAGTTTGTGAATTTGACTATCAATTTTGATTTCGTCATATgctttgaaatcaatttttaaaaaattaaaatattaaaataaagacCCATAACTCATGCATGGCAGTATGGTGGGGTCTTATCTAATGTGAAAAATGGAATGGTATGGGTATGGGAACTGAATAATTTCTTAAAGAAATATGAAATGAGAGTAATTTTTGGAATAAGAAATACTTTCTTTttaatcccttttttttttttaaaaaaaatatcacctTACTTTAAATAGAAATAACTTGACCTCAAAATTTCTCTCTCTTAAATCTTAATGAAATGattaataattacataaatatttaatgattattttagGGGTAAACAACATAAACCTCGACAGTTTAGagcttaattacaaaaaattccgatattttacataattactgaaaattccaATTTTGACTTATCGAGATACATAACTAGCTCCCAAAACATCCAACGTAGATACATGTTTTCTTTTGTAAATTGGCCTCTGATgcacttttttctattttggatctgtcgaaatatgtaattagctcctgatatatccaacaaagatacataattagttgaaatttttataattactttgtatgagtgaaaatttatgtaaatatggtaagttaaggtgtatTGTTTAAggttatttttccttattttagaccataagtttttaaaaaaatttaaataatgtgtGAAGTACATCGAtgccacataaaatgagacggagcaAGAATctttttgaattatgaagaaattgATAACAGTATGGGGGGACTTTGCAGcacaaaaactaaaaacaaacaacaaataattacTATATTAGACACTTacaaataataaaacatcataatgcttatacataaaatattcaaatatctaGCTTCTGCATTATGTCAAAACAACCAGTGCCCATCTTCACTGGCAAACCTAAGCAAATTCTGGAGGATGGTGTTTCTAAGTAGTCAGTTAAGCCGTGAGCCGCGGCTTCGACTATGAATTTGGAAGCCGTTTCAAATGACATCTTAAGGAAAGGTGACAGAGACTCGGATATGCTTCCGTGTCTGCTCATTGGCTGGTATCCACCGGTATGGGTCATGAAATCGGCTATTAGACTCAAATGTCGATAATCAATCTCCACTCCATATATACCGAAAACAGTCTTGACCTCTCTTATGAGTGATGCCCGAGCAGCTTCAACTCCGTAGGTGTTCAGCATAGCACGAATATTGTTCGTGTATATACGACTAACATCAAGGTCATCTTGCATTTCCCAGAAGGTGCGAAAATCCACTCCGGCTGCTTTCAGTGCCCAATAAGCAGAATCAGTGTCTTGGCTTTGTTGCTTTGTTTGCTTTTCATCCCACATCACAGTATTTTCAGTTACTTCATACTTGACCATTCTGCACTGGTCGATTTTACCGGAGTTCTTAATATACACTTTCTTTGCAGTCTTCTGGGCAACCTGCATGACTCAAGACATTTAGATCCGATCCCAGGACAGCGACAAGTAGAatactaaggggtcgtttggtttcaaaacaagttatactgagattagtTATGCTAGTTTGTTGGATTCAAAGTAacatgcatggtataatttctaggaataaattgattgattaccaaaataccctccatcttattttactttatatatatttctttttaacctttaaatattcattcttaaaattttttattattttttagagaaattaaaatatataaataaacataatttatatattttacaaccattttgaacggtaaactgttcaaaatttatttatttatgaatatattatacgttaattaaacataatttgagtgtgtgagaatatattacgttatatattatgttatatataattaaattatatataatttaacataatatattataattaaatatattaacataatatatatataattaaacataattaacgtatatatattcataatatattcataatattatacgttatatattacgtaatatattatattcataattaatgaatatattatacgttaattaaacataatttatgaatatctaatttatatatatttatgaatatattatacgttattcataatatatatttatgttcataatatatattatacgttcaaaacataattattatacaGTTTACCAGTTTACGttaattatgattatatatatataatttatttatgaatatgttatacgttaattaaacataatttattatttatgaatatatgtatgtgtgtgtgtgagagagagagaaatgaaaataagggtatttttgtccttgtataattttataccaaagaaaaatagtcttgggattgttatcccaccatttgggtggataacttatcccgggactaattattagtctcgggataagttatcccaaatatttacaaccaaacgAAATGTATGAGTTACATTTTTATCCTGGGATTATTGACTCTAGTCCTGCAAACCAAACGGCCACTAAGTAATGAAGAGTACTATGGACCAAagaattttcaaggcaaacaatTTGCCAATTGGTGCATAGAGATCTGACAGAACAGCATAAAGTTCCAGTTGATCAACTCAGGAGTCAAGATATAAGCTAGGTGAAGGATAACTAAACAGTGGGTAGTGCATAGCGAAGTGCTCAATGAAGTGCAGATTAAAGAAAAGCATGTAAGAGCATAAACGAAGGATAATTCAATGACTTTTAATTACTGGAAGAATAGCAAAAATGATTGAAGATACCTGAGCTAACAAGATATGAGGTTCATTGACCAATCTAAAGTGGACCTCAAAATGCAGTCCGTCCACAGCAACAAAGACGCTCCTGTCTGAATCCTTTCTGCTacgtctttctttctttttcttctgttTGACGGTTGTTTTGGTCCTTGATTTACTTTTTTGGGTATTTGCTATGTCCTCTTCCTTAGAATGCAACTTAGATGTCTGCTCTTCATTGCCATGGTCTCCAATTTCCTCTTCATCACCGTTTCCAATATCATCCGCTTGGTCACTTTTCTCTTCTTCAACTTCAGCAGTGGTCTCAGGTTCTTCTTCAGAAGCATCGTCATAATCCATCTCATCTGTGCTTTGCAGTTTTCTTTTTAGTGCGTCTGAACTAAGATCTTCAGTTCTTTCATCCTCAGCTTCatcgtcgtcatcatcatcatccccCTCTTCATGTCTGGTGCTAGAAGAATTTTCTTCAGTCTCATTTGAAGCCACTGATTCCGAGCTTGACTTGAAGTTCTGTATGCCATTAATTTTAGAGAGCAAGGCCAAATGACTTTCTATTGCATCCTCCAACTCCCTTAAGAACACATATGTTAGGGTATACTCGCAATCTTCTGATGACACAAAATCATGCTTTTTGAGCATCACTGTGAGTTTGTAAAGTTGAGAAACTTGATGGTTGTGGATTGATAGCGGCAAAAGATTGACCTCCATACTCTCAATCATATCTGCGACAGTGATCTTCTTTACTTTTGCCAAAAGAGACTGGGCATCATCCCTGAAGATCACTTAAAACTTTTAGGTTTTGCAACAGATTTCAAGAACGTGTCGTTGTAGAATCATTATCTATGAGAAAAAGCAGTACGTCACTATATTGTCAATGTGGACTAACAACCTATTAGCTCAAAGGATTTCAAATGGAAAGCCATACTTTCTCCATCTCGAAAAAACAAAGTTTGGAGAATTCAACTTACTTTGATTTCCAGCCTAGGAAGGGGCACGTCATGATAGGAGTCTTAATAGTATCAGAGGCAGTCATCAAAATCTCCTGAAGACGAGGAATTCCAAGAGTGACATTCATTTCTCCACGGCCCGCAAGATGAAAAGTGTTTAGTCTGAAAACGAAAACATTTAATACTTTTGACATTGCATTTGAATGAGTGGACTTCAAAACATTATGTGTATCTGAAAACTCTAGCCTAATC
Coding sequences:
- the LOC107845154 gene encoding vestitone reductase-like, with product MENINKGIICVTGGTGYVASWLIMRLLQSGYFVNTTINNNLDQGASNFLMKLPNASQKLKIFNTNPENCESFYPAIEGCNGVIIGHSVDFEDKYDEEPKIERSIEGILEILKACLETKTIERVVYTSSDATLCFNKEWPDVVDESWWSDVDFIRKLGPSGPFYCISKRFIEKAALDFAGKNGLDFVCVNHAWVFGPFVTPQCPLLVSRHLPMILKGNWTNIEYDSGVIPFVHVDDVARAHIFLLECPKVKGRYICSRVELTAHELSQFLRATYPQYKIPTFDCLKVATKPFKFPRLSSKKLLDAGFKYEYDLEDMYDGAIASCKQVGLL